A region from the Arachis ipaensis cultivar K30076 chromosome B01, Araip1.1, whole genome shotgun sequence genome encodes:
- the LOC107642794 gene encoding RNA-binding KH domain-containing protein PEPPER, protein MATVEPIQNGTSNNVSQPLAPANAAAAEQPSTATTTTTALAAAATESTAVGSANPSIDAPESEAVPAPEAAATASTTTTPPEKRWPGWPGHCVFRLIVPVLKVGSIIGRKGELIKKTCEETRARIRVLDGAVGTSDRIVLISGKEDPETAFSPAMDAVMRIFKRISGLSETEGENMTLGAAGGNFCSIRLLVASTQAINLIGKQGSLIKSIQESTAASVRVLSGDEVPFYAAADERIVELQGEVLKVLKALEAVVGHLRKFLVDHSVLPLFEKTYNATISQDHQVDTWADKPSLYSASQPSIVADVSLPTKRDALFVERESQLDSLLPSSSVSLYGQDSSLSGLRSSALGRAAGAPIVTTVIQTMQIPLSYAEDIIGIQGTNIDYIRRTSGAILTVQESRVPDEIIVEIKGTSSQVQLAQQLIQEVITNHKEPAASAYSRLDADLRSTYAQLGSTSYSSSSLSTQPYSGYGSSGLGGYSSFRL, encoded by the exons ATGGCCACCGTCGAACCAATCCAGAACGGCACCTCCAACAATGTCTCCCAGCCACTTGCACCGGCAAATGCCGCCGCCGCCGAACAACCCTCCACCGCCACCACCACTACAACCGCCTTAGCGGCAGCCGCCACCGAATCCACTGCCGTAGGCAGCGCAAACCCTTCAATCGATGCACCCGAATCCGAGGCGGTTCCGGCACCTGAAGCTGCCGCAACCGCCAGTACCACCACCACTCCGCCGGAGAAGAGATGGCCTGGTTGGCCCGGCCACTGCGTGTTCCGGCTCATCGTGCCGGTGCTCAAAGTCGGCAGCATAATTGGGCGGAAGGGCGAGCTCATTAAGAAGACATGTGAAGAGACTCGAGCTCGCATTCGCGTTCTAGATGGTGCTGTCGGCACTTCCGATCGAATC GTACTTATATCAGGGAAGGAAGATCCAGAGACAGCATTCTCTCCTGCAATGGATGCTGTAATGAGGATTTTTAAGCGTATCTCAGGATTATCTGAAACTGAGGGCGAGAATATGACATTGGGAGCTGCCGGGGGTAATTTTTGTTCTATCCGTTTATTGGTAGCATCAACACAGGCCATCAATTTGATTGGAAAGCAGGGCTCGTTAATCAAATCCATACAGGAAAGCACTGCTGCTTCTGTTAGAGTATTGTCAGGAG ATGAGGTGCCATTTTATGCTGCGGCCGATGAAAGGATTGTAGAGCTGCAGGGAGAAGTCTTGAAGGTGCTTAAGGCACTGGAAGCAGTAGTTGGGCACCTGAGGAAATTTTTGGTGGATCATAGTGTTCTTCCCCTATTTGAGAAAACT TACAATGCAACAATCTCCCAAGACCACCAGGTGGATACCTGGGCTGACAAGCCATCGCTGTATAGTGCTTCCCAACCTTCCATTGTTGCTGATGTTTCTCTTCCAACAAAAAGGGATGCTCTCTTTGTTGAGCGTGAAAGTCAATTGGATTCATTACTCCCTTCCTCCTCAGTGTCACTGTACGGGCAAGATTCTTCACTTTCCGGTCTTCGTTCTTCAGCTCTGGGCCGTGCTGCTGGTGCTCCTATTGTTACTACG GTAATACAAACAATGCAAATACCACTGTCCTATGCAGAGGACATAATTGGTATACAAGGGACTAATATTGATTACATTCGCCGTACTAGTGGAGCCATATTGACGGTTCAGGAGAGCAGAGTGCCTGATGAAATTATTGTGGAAATAAAAGGCACCTCATCTCAGGTTCAGTTGGCACAACAACTGATTCAG GAAGTGATAACTAATCACAAAGAGCCTGCCGCTAGTGCTTACAGCAGGTTAGATGCCGATCTGAGGTCTACTTACGCCCAATTGGGCAGTACATCATACTCATCATCTTCGTTGTCCACGCAACCTTACAGCGGTTATGGTTCTTCTGGTCTTGGAGGCTACAGTTCTTTCAGACTTTAA